The Vampirovibrio chlorellavorus genome has a segment encoding these proteins:
- a CDS encoding flagellin N-terminal helical domain-containing protein has translation MPLVINTNVSSLNAQRSLSMNTSMLGKTMEKLSSGYRINRAGDDAAGLQLSEKLRAQIRGSQKAFDNTQDGINVLNIADGSLQTITDSLQRIRELAVQASNDTYNTAQRSAMQVEIEQLLTDIDRISFASQFNGVYLLSSASPSQFVLQVGANNSSNDQIDIASALGDSKASTLGITGWDGTALASSLTNGSAARNLLTMVDSALDAVNTKRGVLGAVVNRLEGAANNISIGIENLSASESRIRNVDVAMESSNLSRNQILQQASQAMLSQANQTPQLALRLLQQ, from the coding sequence ATGCCACTAGTGATTAACACCAACGTTTCCTCACTCAACGCGCAGCGCAGTTTGAGTATGAATACCAGCATGCTGGGCAAGACCATGGAAAAGCTGTCATCCGGGTACCGTATCAACCGGGCCGGGGATGACGCCGCCGGTTTGCAGTTGTCCGAGAAATTGCGGGCCCAGATTCGGGGTTCTCAAAAAGCCTTCGACAACACCCAGGATGGCATCAACGTTCTAAACATCGCCGACGGCTCCCTGCAGACCATTACCGATAGCTTGCAGCGGATTCGCGAGCTGGCCGTACAGGCGTCCAACGATACCTACAACACCGCCCAGCGTTCCGCCATGCAGGTTGAAATCGAGCAACTGTTGACCGATATCGATCGGATTTCCTTTGCCAGCCAGTTCAACGGCGTTTACCTGCTCTCCAGCGCCAGCCCTTCCCAGTTTGTCCTGCAAGTGGGGGCCAACAACTCCAGCAACGATCAAATTGATATCGCCAGCGCTCTGGGTGATTCCAAGGCCTCGACGCTCGGTATCACCGGTTGGGATGGCACCGCGCTGGCCTCCAGTCTGACCAACGGCAGCGCGGCCCGTAACCTGCTGACGATGGTGGATTCCGCTCTGGACGCGGTGAACACCAAGCGGGGTGTGCTGGGTGCGGTGGTCAACCGTCTGGAGGGTGCGGCCAACAACATCTCCATCGGTATTGAGAACCTGAGCGCCTCGGAGTCCCGGATTCGGAACGTTGATGTGGCGATGGAAAGTTCCAATCTCTCTCGAAACCAGATACTACAGCAGGCCTCGCAGGCGATGCTGTCACAGGCCAACCAGACACCCCAGCTGGCGTTGCGACTACTGCAACAGTAA
- a CDS encoding flagellin N-terminal helical domain-containing protein, whose translation MPLVVNTNVAAMNAQRYLTSNTTGLGKTMEKLASGYRINRAGDDAAGLQVSEKLRAQIRGSQKALDNVQDGINMLNIADGAMQTITDAVQRMRELAVQAANDTYSSAQRSAMQTEYDSLASGISQIAQAAQFNGIHLLDASSPGNIFIQITANQGGDADDLDLTSALSDMTASALGISSATLDSHSAAQSAISVLDDAIDTINTARGQLGAFTNRLEYTAQNLATNIENTSASESRVRNVDVASESSNLARNQILQQAASAMLAQANQSPQIALSLLR comes from the coding sequence ATGCCATTAGTCGTGAATACCAACGTGGCGGCAATGAATGCCCAGCGTTATCTCACCAGTAACACTACCGGTTTGGGTAAAACCATGGAAAAGCTGGCCTCCGGGTATCGGATCAACCGGGCCGGGGATGACGCCGCCGGCTTGCAGGTATCCGAGAAATTGCGGGCCCAGATCCGGGGTTCTCAAAAGGCGCTGGATAACGTTCAGGATGGCATCAACATGCTGAACATCGCCGACGGGGCCATGCAGACCATTACCGATGCCGTGCAGCGGATGCGGGAACTGGCGGTGCAGGCGGCCAACGATACCTACAGTTCCGCCCAGCGTTCGGCCATGCAGACGGAGTATGACTCGCTGGCCTCCGGGATCTCCCAGATCGCCCAGGCCGCCCAGTTTAACGGGATTCACCTGCTGGATGCCAGTAGTCCGGGCAACATCTTTATTCAAATTACGGCCAATCAGGGAGGAGATGCCGATGATTTGGATTTAACCAGCGCCCTGTCCGATATGACCGCCAGCGCCCTGGGGATTTCCTCCGCCACTCTGGATAGTCATAGTGCGGCTCAAAGCGCTATTTCCGTGCTGGATGACGCCATTGACACCATCAATACTGCCCGGGGCCAGTTGGGGGCGTTTACCAACCGACTGGAGTATACGGCCCAGAACCTGGCCACCAACATCGAGAACACCTCGGCCTCAGAGTCCAGAGTCCGAAATGTGGATGTGGCCTCCGAGAGTTCCAATCTGGCCCGAAACCAGATACTCCAGCAGGCGGCCTCGGCCATGTTGGCGCAAGCCAATCAGAGTCCCCAGATTGCTTTGAGTCTGTTGCGATAG
- a CDS encoding flagellin N-terminal helical domain-containing protein — protein sequence MPLIVNTNVAAMNAQRYLTNNTNGLGKTMEKLASGYRINRAGDDAAGLQVSEKLRAQIRGSQKALDNVQDGINMLNIADGALQTITDAVQRMRELAVQASNDTYSTAQRSAMQTEYDSLVSGITQMAEAAQFNDINLLDGTDAASGIKLQITANQGGTADDLDISSGLLDINDITSGITGGSLADHTGAQSAIAALDTALDDINAARGRLGAFTNRLEYTAQNLATNIENTSASESRVRNVDVASESSNLARNQILQQAASAMLAQANQSPQIALSLLR from the coding sequence ATGCCATTAATTGTAAACACCAACGTGGCGGCAATGAATGCCCAGCGTTACTTGACCAATAACACCAACGGGCTTGGTAAAACCATGGAGAAGCTGGCCTCCGGGTATCGCATCAACCGGGCGGGCGATGACGCCGCCGGCTTGCAGGTGTCCGAGAAATTGCGGGCCCAGATTCGGGGCTCTCAAAAGGCGCTGGATAACGTTCAGGATGGCATTAATATGCTGAACATCGCCGACGGGGCCTTGCAGACCATTACCGATGCCGTGCAGCGGATGCGGGAACTGGCCGTGCAGGCTTCCAACGATACTTACAGCACTGCCCAGCGTTCGGCCATGCAAACAGAGTACGATTCGCTGGTGTCCGGGATTACCCAGATGGCTGAAGCCGCCCAGTTCAACGACATCAACTTGCTGGATGGCACTGACGCGGCCAGCGGAATCAAGTTGCAAATTACGGCCAACCAGGGTGGTACTGCCGATGATCTGGATATCTCATCGGGCTTGCTGGACATTAATGACATTACCAGCGGCATTACCGGCGGGAGTCTGGCGGATCATACCGGAGCCCAGTCAGCCATTGCCGCCCTGGATACGGCCCTGGATGACATCAACGCGGCCCGGGGTCGACTGGGGGCTTTTACCAACCGACTGGAGTACACGGCCCAGAACCTGGCCACCAACATCGAGAACACCTCGGCCTCGGAGTCCAGAGTCCGAAATGTGGATGTGGCCTCTGAGAGTTCCAACCTGGCTCGAAACCAGATACTTCAGCAGGCGGCTTCGGCCATGTTGGCCCAGGCTAATCAGAGTCCGCAGATTGCTTTGAGCTTGTTAAGGTAA
- a CDS encoding flagellin N-terminal helical domain-containing protein — MPLVINTNVSSLNAQRYLSNNTSALGKTMEKLSSGYRINRAGDDAAGLQVSEKLRAQIRGSQKALDNVQDGLNMLNIADGTYQAITDSLQRMRELAVQAANDTYSSAQRSALQIEYNSLASGITQMAQAAQFNGINLLDGTDAASGINLQITANQGSNADQLDISSALADMTSATLTTAGDLSSHSAAQSAIATLDAALDTVNAARGKLGAFVNRLEYTAQNLATNVENTSASESRVRNVDVAAESATLARNQILQQASQAMLAQANQAPQLALQLLRG, encoded by the coding sequence ATGCCTTTAGTGATCAATACCAACGTTTCTTCTCTGAATGCCCAGCGCTATTTAAGCAACAATACCAGCGCCCTCGGTAAAACCATGGAAAAGCTGTCCTCCGGGTATCGCATTAACCGGGCGGGCGATGACGCCGCCGGCTTGCAGGTATCCGAAAAATTGCGGGCCCAGATCCGGGGTTCTCAGAAAGCACTCGATAACGTTCAGGATGGCTTGAACATGCTGAACATCGCCGATGGAACCTATCAGGCCATTACCGATTCTCTTCAGCGGATGCGGGAACTGGCCGTGCAGGCGGCCAACGACACCTACAGTTCCGCCCAGCGATCGGCCTTGCAGATTGAGTATAATTCTCTGGCGTCCGGGATCACCCAGATGGCCCAGGCGGCTCAGTTCAACGGCATTAATTTACTGGACGGCACTGACGCGGCCAGTGGCATCAATTTGCAAATTACCGCCAATCAGGGTAGCAATGCCGACCAGCTGGATATCAGCAGCGCCTTGGCCGATATGACCTCCGCCACGCTAACCACCGCTGGGGATTTGAGTAGTCACAGTGCCGCCCAAAGCGCCATTGCCACACTGGATGCGGCGCTGGATACGGTTAACGCCGCCCGTGGAAAGTTGGGCGCTTTTGTCAATCGGCTGGAGTACACGGCCCAAAATCTGGCCACCAACGTGGAAAACACCTCGGCTTCCGAATCGAGGGTGCGCAACGTGGACGTGGCCGCCGAAAGCGCCACCCTGGCCCGAAACCAGATCCTGCAACAGGCCTCCCAAGCCATGTTGGCCCAGGCCAATCAGGCCCCGCAGCTGGCCTTGCAGTTGCTGCGCGGATAG
- a CDS encoding flagellin N-terminal helical domain-containing protein, which translates to MPLVVNTNVSSINAQRYLTNNTAALGKTMEKLASGYRINRAGDDAAGLQVSEKLRAQIRGSQKALDNVQDGINLLNIADGAYQSITDAVQRMRELAVQAANDTYSSAQRSAMQIEYDSLASGIIQMAEAAQFNGINLLDGTDTTSGINLQITANQGGNADDLDVSSALIDVTGIASTISGGLLSGHSAAQSAIALLDTAIDDLNAARGQLGAYTNRLEYTAQNLATNVENTSASESRVRNVDVAAESASLARNQILQQASQAMLAQANQAPQLALQLLRG; encoded by the coding sequence ATGCCTTTAGTTGTGAATACCAACGTTTCATCCATTAATGCCCAGCGCTATCTAACCAATAACACAGCGGCCCTCGGGAAAACCATGGAAAAGCTGGCCTCCGGGTATCGCATTAACCGGGCGGGCGATGACGCCGCCGGCTTGCAGGTATCCGAAAAATTACGGGCCCAGATCCGGGGTTCCCAAAAGGCGCTGGATAACGTTCAGGATGGTATCAACCTGTTGAACATCGCCGATGGGGCGTATCAGTCCATTACCGATGCCGTACAGCGGATGCGGGAACTGGCCGTGCAGGCGGCCAACGATACCTACAGTTCCGCCCAGCGTTCCGCCATGCAGATTGAGTATGACTCGCTGGCTTCCGGGATTATCCAGATGGCTGAGGCCGCTCAGTTCAACGGGATTAACTTGCTGGACGGCACCGATACCACCAGCGGTATCAACTTGCAAATTACGGCCAATCAGGGGGGCAATGCCGATGATCTGGACGTCTCCAGCGCTCTGATTGACGTGACCGGAATTGCCAGTACCATTTCCGGCGGTTTGTTAAGTGGACATAGCGCGGCTCAAAGCGCCATTGCCTTGCTGGACACGGCTATTGACGACTTGAACGCGGCCCGGGGCCAATTGGGCGCTTACACCAATCGACTGGAATACACGGCGCAAAACCTGGCCACCAACGTGGAAAACACCTCGGCTTCCGAATCGAGGGTGCGCAACGTGGATGTGGCGGCGGAAAGCGCTAGTCTGGCCCGAAACCAGATCTTGCAACAGGCCTCGCAAGCCATGTTGGCGCAGGCCAATCAGGCTCCGCAGCTGGCCCTGCAGTTGCTGCGAGGCTAA
- a CDS encoding flagellin N-terminal helical domain-containing protein has protein sequence MPLVVNTNVSSINAQRYLTNNTAALGKTMEKLASGYRINRAGDDAAGLQVSEKLRAQIRGSQKALDNVQDGINMLNIADGAYQSITDAVQRMRELAVQAANDTYSSAQRSAMQIEYDSLASGISQMAQAAQFNGIHLLDASTPANLNLQITANQGGNADDLDVVSALIDITSVALDGSMLSHASAQTAIQTLDSALDSINAARGRLGAFTNRLEYTAQNLATNVENTSASESRVRNVDVAAESASLARNQILQQASQAMLAQANQAPQLALQLLRG, from the coding sequence ATGCCTTTAGTTGTGAATACCAACGTATCATCGATCAATGCCCAGCGCTATCTAACCAACAACACGGCGGCTCTGGGAAAAACCATGGAAAAGCTGGCCTCCGGGTATCGCATTAACCGGGCGGGCGATGACGCCGCCGGCTTGCAGGTGTCCGAGAAATTACGGGCTCAGATTCGCGGTTCCCAGAAAGCCTTGGACAACGTTCAGGATGGCATCAACATGCTGAACATCGCCGATGGGGCCTACCAGTCCATTACCGACGCCGTGCAGCGGATGCGGGAACTGGCGGTGCAGGCGGCCAACGATACCTACAGTTCCGCCCAGCGTTCCGCCATGCAGATCGAGTATGACTCGCTGGCTTCCGGGATCAGTCAGATGGCCCAAGCAGCCCAGTTCAACGGGATTCACTTGCTGGATGCCAGTACGCCCGCCAACCTGAATTTGCAAATTACGGCCAATCAGGGGGGCAACGCCGATGATCTGGATGTGGTGAGCGCCCTGATTGACATTACCAGTGTGGCTCTGGATGGCTCCATGCTCTCCCACGCCAGCGCCCAAACCGCCATTCAGACACTGGATTCGGCTCTGGATTCCATCAATGCGGCCCGAGGTCGTCTGGGCGCCTTTACCAACCGACTGGAGTACACGGCCCAGAACCTGGCCACCAACGTGGAAAACACTTCGGCCTCCGAATCGAGGGTGCGCAATGTGGACGTGGCGGCGGAAAGCGCCAGTCTGGCCCGAAACCAGATCCTGCAACAGGCGTCTCAGGCCATGTTGGCTCAGGCCAATCAGGCCCCGCAGCTGGCCTTGCAGTTGCTGCGAGGGTAG